TGTGCAAATGCTATTGCTTTGGTAGCATCAGAGGCAGATAAATTGCTGACTGAGGCCAGGTTTAACCCTGTAGAGGGGTCATTTACGTCAAATCTGGTGGTCCCGGCCACCCACTCGCCATTGATCAAGGCGTCGGTTTTGAGCAGGCTGGGGTCGTTCAAGAGCGAGAGAGGGGATGTTTTCATGTCCATAGCGGTCAGTTAGGTAAATTAGAAAAATCAGAAAAAATCAGAAAGTGGGAGCGATAAAGGCAGAAAGCCAGACACGAGACAAGCTTAGCGGTTTTTTGGGGTTTTTTGTAGTACCGGTGTCAGTTACCCGGACCCAGGACTTACCCCGCCTGTGTCGCGGCCTCCTGCAGCCAGGCCAGAAATGTGGTCATGACGGGGCGCTCCTCCCCGCGTTCTGGTGTCACCAGAAAGTAACCCCGCTTGCCCCGCAGTGGCTGATCGCAGGCCACCACCAGCTCGCCCCGCGCCAGTTCGGCTTCAATCAGCAAGCGCGGCACCAGTGCCAGTCCGAGACCATGGGCGGCTGCGGCTGCCGTCATGGAGAACAGTTCATAGCGGGGCCCGGACAGGGCCAGCGGTGCCGCTACGCCCATGGCATCGAACCACTGCCGCCACGCATCAAAGCGGGTGCTTTGCTGCAGCAAAGGGCGCTGGGCGATGGCTTCGGGTGACAACGAGGTCTCTGTCCCCATCAGTTTCGGGCTGCACACCGGCACCACCTCTTCGGCCAGCAGCCGCATGGAACGGGTGCCCGCCCAGTTGCTCACCTGATCGAGCGTGCCCGCGTACAGAGCCGCATCAAACGGCGTCTCGGCAAACATGAAGGGGCGGGTACGGGTTTCGATATGGACGGTGATGTCCGGGTGCAATACCGCCAGGTCGGACAGACGCGGTATCAGCCAGCGCGTCGCAAAGGTGGGCACAGCCGCCAGATGGACGGTGTTGCCGCGGCCCTGGGCGGACATCACGTCCAGCGTGTCCTGCTCCAGTCCCTGCAGACGCGGCGCTACCTGGCGGGCGTATTCAGTGCCGCGCTCGGTCAGCGCCACGCCATGCCGGGTGCGGCGAAACAGGGCAACGCCGATATAGTCTTCCAGGGTCGTGATCTGGCGCGACACCGCCCCCTGCGTCAGCGCCAGCTCTTGCGCGGCGCGGGTGTAGCTTTCGTGCCTGGCAGCGGACTCAAAGCAGGCCAGGGCTTGTAAAGAAGGTATTTTTCTGCGCATGGTGTGCGTAATATACACAATTTATCATCGGTCGGGTTCTAAAAACGCTATATTAATGATAGCTTATAGGCAAGTAAATTAACCGGCTGATTGCCAAAATAGACATGCTTTAGAAGTTATATGAAAGCTTATCCTTAAATCGATATATAAGAAATACGCATATCTGGATGAATAATCGTCGTTTGCCGTGGTGGCTGGCGTCCGTTAACATGCGCTATCTGCTGCTGATGCAGACCTGAACTTCTTTCCTTTTTATCTGGAGACCCCTCATGGCCCACGCTGCATTCAACTGGCAAGACCCTTTTTTGCTCGACCAGCAACTCACCGCCGACGAACGCATGATTCGCGACGCTGCGGCTGCCTACTGTCAGGACAAGTTACAGCCGCGTGTGACGCAGGCGTTTCGCGACGGCACGACCGACCCCGCCATTTTCCGCGAAATGGGCGAGCTCGGACTGCTGGGCCCCACCATTCCTGAAGCCTACGGCGGCCCGGGCCTCAACTACGTGGCCTATGGCGTGATTGCCCGCGAAGTGGAGCGCGTCGACTCGGGCTACCGCTCCATGATGAGCGTGCAAAGCTCCCTGGTCATGGTGCCTATTTTTGAGTTCGGCACCGAGGCGCAGCGGCAAAAATACCTGCCCAAACTGGCGACCGGCGAGTGGATCGGCTGCTTTGGCCTGACCGAGCCCGACCACGGCTCCGACCCCGGCTCCATGGCCACGCGAGCGCACAAAGTGGCCGGTGGCTACAAGCTCAGCGGCAGCAAGATGTGGATCTCCTACAGCCCGATGGCCGACGTGTTTGTGGTCTGGGCCATAGAGGTGAGCGCGAGCGGCCAGGTCGGCCCGATTCGCGGCTTCGTGCTGGAAAAAGGCATGCAAGGCCTGTCGGCCCCCACCATCCACGGCAAAGTGGGCCTGCGTGCGTCGATCACCGGCGAAATCGTGATGGACGGCGTGTTTTGCCCGGAAGAAAACGCCTTCCCCGAGGTGCAGGGTCTCAAAGGCCCGTTCACCTGCCTGAATTCTGCCCGCTACGGCATCGCCTGGGGTGCCCTGGGCGCGGCCGAAGACTGCTGGGTCCGCGCCCGCCAGTACACCATGGACCGCAAACAGTTTGGCCGCCCTTTGGCTGCCAACCAGTTGATCCAGAAAAAACTGGCCGACATGCAAACCGAGATCGCGCTGGGCCTGCAAGGCTGCCTGCGCCTGGGCCGCATGAAGGACGAGGGCACGGCCTCGGTTGAACTCACCTCCCTGCTCAAACGCAACTCCTGCGGTAAATCACTGGACATCGCCCGTCTGGCGCGCGACATGATGGGCGGCAACGGCATCTCGGACGAGTTCGGCGTGGCGCGGCATCTGGTCAATCTTGAGGTGGTCAACACCTATGAAGGCACGCACGATATCCATGCGCTGATTCTGGGTCGGGCGCAGACAGGCATTGCGGCGTTTTCGAATTGAAATGACTGAATCTTCAAAGCCCCAAGGCGCGCTCTCGCATCTAAAAGTCCTAGACCTGTCCCGCGTCCTGGCCGGCCCCTGGTGTACCCAGATGCTGGCGGACCTGGGCGCCGATGTGGTCAAGGTCGAGCGCCCCGGTGTGGGCGATGATACGCGTCACTGGGGGCCACCGTTCCTGAAAGATGGGCAGGGGCATGACACCGATCAGGCCAGCTATTTCACCGCCTGCAACCGCAACAAACGCTCCATCACGATCGACATGGCGAAGTCTGAAGGGCAGGCGCTGATCCGCCAGATGGCTTTGAGCAGCGACATTCTGGTTGAAAACTTCAAGGTCGGCGGGCTGGCGCATTACGGGCTGGACTATGCCAGCCTGCAAGCCATCAACCCGCGCCTGATCTACTGCTCCGTCACCGGCTTTGGCCAGGACGGGCCC
This sequence is a window from Actinomycetota bacterium. Protein-coding genes within it:
- a CDS encoding LysR substrate-binding domain-containing protein, producing MRRKIPSLQALACFESAARHESYTRAAQELALTQGAVSRQITTLEDYIGVALFRRTRHGVALTERGTEYARQVAPRLQGLEQDTLDVMSAQGRGNTVHLAAVPTFATRWLIPRLSDLAVLHPDITVHIETRTRPFMFAETPFDAALYAGTLDQVSNWAGTRSMRLLAEEVVPVCSPKLMGTETSLSPEAIAQRPLLQQSTRFDAWRQWFDAMGVAAPLALSGPRYELFSMTAAAAAHGLGLALVPRLLIEAELARGELVVACDQPLRGKRGYFLVTPERGEERPVMTTFLAWLQEAATQAG
- a CDS encoding acyl-CoA dehydrogenase, yielding MAHAAFNWQDPFLLDQQLTADERMIRDAAAAYCQDKLQPRVTQAFRDGTTDPAIFREMGELGLLGPTIPEAYGGPGLNYVAYGVIAREVERVDSGYRSMMSVQSSLVMVPIFEFGTEAQRQKYLPKLATGEWIGCFGLTEPDHGSDPGSMATRAHKVAGGYKLSGSKMWISYSPMADVFVVWAIEVSASGQVGPIRGFVLEKGMQGLSAPTIHGKVGLRASITGEIVMDGVFCPEENAFPEVQGLKGPFTCLNSARYGIAWGALGAAEDCWVRARQYTMDRKQFGRPLAANQLIQKKLADMQTEIALGLQGCLRLGRMKDEGTASVELTSLLKRNSCGKSLDIARLARDMMGGNGISDEFGVARHLVNLEVVNTYEGTHDIHALILGRAQTGIAAFSN